Proteins found in one Sphingomonas sp. SORGH_AS_0879 genomic segment:
- a CDS encoding helix-turn-helix domain-containing protein: protein MAVAAIPSFYLYGEPHRAVEDGFVHAERLDDRSRPHEWTILPHAHADLIQLFLLEQGGGTMRAEGENFAVTAPALLIVPAGIVHGFDWLHESAGTVVTLSVRHLAQLESRYPGLAAVFDRVGVVYPDEAATGTIGAGIATLMRELGWSAPGHSAAVDAALLAVLVETLRASGGMRGSIRAAPGHHQSLVARFRARIDERFRLREPIAIHAEALGTSESRLRVACARIAAQSPAAMLDQRAMLDAKRALLYTNLSVAEVGFAIGFADPAYFTRFFTRHAGMSPRAYRRSGSA, encoded by the coding sequence ATGGCCGTGGCAGCGATCCCCAGCTTCTACCTCTATGGCGAACCGCATCGCGCGGTGGAGGACGGCTTCGTCCATGCCGAGCGGCTTGACGATCGTTCGCGCCCGCATGAATGGACGATCCTGCCCCATGCCCATGCCGACCTGATCCAGCTCTTCCTGCTGGAACAGGGTGGCGGCACGATGCGGGCGGAGGGGGAGAATTTCGCGGTGACGGCCCCCGCGCTGCTGATCGTGCCTGCCGGGATCGTCCATGGCTTCGACTGGCTTCACGAGTCGGCGGGCACGGTCGTCACCCTGTCGGTCCGCCATCTCGCGCAGCTCGAAAGCCGCTATCCGGGCCTGGCGGCGGTCTTCGACCGGGTGGGCGTGGTCTACCCGGACGAGGCGGCGACCGGCACGATCGGTGCGGGCATCGCGACGCTGATGCGCGAACTCGGCTGGTCGGCGCCGGGGCATAGCGCGGCGGTGGATGCGGCATTGCTCGCCGTGCTGGTCGAGACGCTGCGCGCGTCGGGCGGAATGCGGGGGAGCATCCGCGCCGCGCCCGGACACCATCAGAGCCTGGTCGCCCGCTTCCGCGCCCGCATCGACGAACGCTTCCGCCTGCGCGAGCCGATCGCCATCCATGCCGAGGCCTTGGGCACCAGCGAAAGCCGGTTGCGCGTCGCCTGCGCCCGGATCGCCGCCCAGTCGCCTGCCGCGATGCTCGACCAGCGCGCCATGCTCGATGCCAAGCGGGCGCTGCTCTATACCAATCTGTCGGTAGCGGAGGTCGGCTTTGCGATCGGCTTTGCCGACCCGGCCTATTTCACCCGTTTCTTCACCCGCCATGCCGGGATGTCGCCCCGCGCCTATCGCCGGTCGGGCAGCGCCTGA